The following coding sequences lie in one Silene latifolia isolate original U9 population chromosome 5, ASM4854445v1, whole genome shotgun sequence genomic window:
- the LOC141655930 gene encoding jasmonate-induced protein homolog: MATMQEQNVAVCEKKVKQPQNGTQATMNNQTHFAMTLARSHNWSGAPVGTFPEKIFPNNSAIFTHLKGNFFGSKAAVVYNGKNASGGDCSWVLAWHAPADNTSPQTPNRVYVVCGAKQVIANLTFDQIQQKLDTALTFDTSTDAATKTRADGNISDTVPDIATLIADFKLIQ; encoded by the exons ATGGCTACGATGCAAGAACAAAATGTCGCGGTTTGCGAGAAGAAAGTCAAGCAGCCACAAAATGGTACCCAAGCCACCATGAATAACCAGACCCATTTTGCTATGACCTTAGCTAGATCTCATAACTGGTCAGGCGCTCCGGTTGGCACTTTTCCGGAGAAGATTTTTCCCAATAACAGTGCCATATTTACCCACCTGAAGGGAAACTTTTTTGGTTCCAAAGCGGCAGTGGTGTATAATGGGAAAAATGCATCAGGCGGGGATTGTTCATGGGTTTTGGCATGGCATGCACCTGCAGATAACACATCACCTCAGACTCCTAACAGG GTGTATGTTGTATGTGGCGCAAAACAAGTCATTGCCAATCTGACCTTTGATCAAATTCAGCAAAAGTTGGACACTGCATTAACTTTTGACACTTCCACCGACGCAGCTACGAAGACACGTGCTGACGGCAACATCAGTGACACAGTCCCAGACATTGCTACTCTTATCGCGGACTTTAAACTTATCCAGTAA